From Nicotiana tabacum cultivar K326 chromosome 22, ASM71507v2, whole genome shotgun sequence, one genomic window encodes:
- the LOC107768169 gene encoding putative late blight resistance protein homolog R1B-23, which yields MEVVEACGKGTFSTAEPSTRRSFPSTDDEVVGFEKDAESIMKKLAGGAKELDVISIFGMPGLGKTTLARKVYNNSSIVNHFDVKAWISVSQAYNRMKLLVEIFKQVTGDKREMKEDVDIADKLQKTLKGRRYLIVLDDIWEVDAWEDLGLCFPKGEDGSRVIVTTRIEEVAKHLQHRSDPYSLRFLTPEESWELLQKKVFQGESCPPDLQEAGLQVAKHCKGLPLVVVLIAGIIVKMEREASLWLEVANDLSCHVLGEQSMKVMQSSYDHLEDHLKSCLLYMAFFPEDHEILVSDLLKLWMAEEFVENIDTENIEETSRICLNDLLKRSLVMVSKRSFNGDTEYCTVHDVVREFCLAKLIEEKYMQLTMPYSPNRHVYSKESRLCIYIHDDLVKQLDHCEYQLDKIPMLESKLETKCFGDCPKPLEFIAHPVQFNTWNYYQSDPLPLLVKLRLVRVLRLMDADYLPSSWTTAVQSLTYLRYLEISVKEFDFKWISHLLDLQTLVVRSAICNPMTSLAIWKMTKLRHVNITKFSLVWEDDDRAVFEQSSTTMLENLKTFGMCCTYVDDMNPRFWWRFPNLEQLCLKIEDVPSRPLFPIPEIHTRLQSLELEVKNGRKGYNTSVGWDNYFVFPSNLRRLSIRNMSLTEKIVSNIASLRMLESLTLIRGSRFWNMNYCWDVTYVEFPALKYLTLNIRDLTEWKASEESFPMLEKLVIKGYCYLEEIPPCFVDVSTLQLIEVEDCMDSLGISAMNIKKEIEETTGCDSLQVRILED from the coding sequence ATGGAGGTTGTTGAGGCATGTGGAAAAGGAACTTTTTCTACTGCAGAGCCTTCCACCCGACGTAGTTTTCCATCAACTGATGATGAAGTTGTGGGCTTTGAGAAAGATGCAGAAAGTATAATGAAGAAATTGGCCGGTGGAGCAAAGGAGCTAGATGTTATCTCAATCTTTGGAATGCCGGGATTGGGTAAAACAACTTTGGCTAGGAAAGTGTACAACAATTCTTCTATTGTTAATCACTTTGATGTTAAAGCATGGATTTCTGTTTCACAAGCATATAATAGGATGAAGTTGTTGGTTGAGATTTTCAAACAAGTAACAGGTGATAAGAGAGAAATGAAAGAGGACGTTGACATAGCTGACAAGTTGCAGAAGACTCTAAAAGGCAGGAGATATCTCATTGTATTAGATGATATATGGGAAGTCGATGCATGGGAAGATTTGGGATTATGCTTCCCTAAAGGTGAAGATGGAAGCAGAGTAATAGTAACAACTCGAATTGAAGAAGTGGCTAAGCATCTTCAACACCGTAGTGATCCTTATTCTCTTAGATTTCTAACACCGGAAGAGAGTTGGGAATTACTGCAGAAGAAAGTATTCCAAGGAGAGAGTTGTCCTCCGGATCTACAGGAAGCAGGGTTACAAGTTGCAAAACACTGTAAGGGGTTGCCTCTTGTGGTTGTCCTGATTGCTGGAATTATTGTGAAAATGGAAAGGGAGGCATCCTTGTGGCTTGAGGTTGCAAATGACTTAAGTTGTCATGTTTTAGGAGAGCAAAGCATGAAGGTAATGCAATCAAGTTATGATCATTTGGAAGACCACTTGAAATCTTGCCTTCTTTACATGGCATTCTTTCCAGAAGACCATGAGATTTTAGTGTCTGATTTGCTGAAGTTATGGATGGCTGAAGAGTTTGTAGAGAATATTGACACAGAGAACATAGAGGAAACATCTAGAATTTGCTTGAATGATCTACTTAAGAGAAGCCTAGTGATGGTCTCTAAGAGGAGTTTTAATGGTGACACAGAATACTGCACAGTTCACGATGTAGTGCGTGAGTTTTGCTTGGCAAAACTTATAGAAGAAAAGTATATGCAGCTGACAATGCCATACAGTCCAAATCGACATGTGTATTCGAAGGAATCGCGGTTATGCATTTATATTCATGATGATCTGGTTAAACAATTAGATCATTGTGAATATCAGCTGGATAAGATTCCAATGCTCGAGTCCAAGCTGGAAACTAAGTGCTTTGGTGATTGTCCTAAGCCTTTGGAGTTCATTGCCCATCCAGTACAATTCAACACATGGAATTATTATCAATCAGATCCTTTACCTTTACTGGTTAAATTAAGACTTGTTCGTGTGTTGCGTTTGATGGATGCAGACTACTTGCCAAGTTCTTGGACTACTGCAGTACAATCTCTAACTTACTTGAGGTACCTTGAAATTTCTGTCAAAGAATTTGATTTCAAGTGGATATCTCACCTACTCGATCTTCAAACTCTAGTGGTTCGTTCAGCCATCTGCAATCCAATGACATCGCTTGCTATATGGAAAATGACAAAGCTAAGGCATGTGAATATAACCAAATTTTCCTTGGTATGGGAAGACGATGATCGGGCAGTTTTTGAACAATCTTCAACAACTATGCTAGAGAACTTGAAGACATTTGGTATGTGCTGTACATATGTGGATGATATGAATCCAAGGTTCTGGTGGAGGTTCCCCAATCTTGAACAACTTTGCCTCaaaattgaagatgtacctagtCGTCCTTTGTTTCCCATACCAGAAATTCATACTCGCCTTCAATCTCTTGAACTTGAAGTAAAAAATGGCAGGAAAGGATACAATACTTCAGTTGGATGGGACAACTACTTTGTCTTCCCTTCAAATCTTAGGCGTTTGAGCATTCGCAACATGTCACTAACGGAAAAGATAGTGTCAAACATTGCAAGTTTGAGGATGCTTGAGAGTCTCACATTAATAAGGGGATCTCGATTCTGGAATATGAACTACTGTTGGGACGTCACATATGTCGAGTTCCCTGCACTCAAATACTTGACATTAAATATTAGGGATTTGACAGAATGGAAAGCTTCAGAGGAATCATTTCCCATGCTTGAAAAACTAGTTATCAAAGGTTATTGCTACCTTGAGGAGATCCCTCCTTGCTTTGTGGATGTTTCAACGCTCCAACTTATTGAAGTGGAAGATTGCATGGATTCTCTTGGAATTTCAGCTATGAATattaaaaaagaaattgaagaaactaCAGGATGTGACAGTCTCCAAGTTCGTATACTGGAGGACTAA